Proteins from one Xenopus tropicalis strain Nigerian chromosome 1, UCB_Xtro_10.0, whole genome shotgun sequence genomic window:
- the LOC101735102 gene encoding uncharacterized protein LOC101735102, with protein MDAKSLESRCCCPCLSNGISGTIPRIQQSLRTALGYTGLLFLMGQIISITLWLYYGYKSVFDWTLLGAVALNTGICIMGICSGAITPPCPKAVCPLSDMLQKIEWLSVAYTSISKFIMLGYSISLLVLYCLRSDNGKVENWILILIIIIILGLLIDVVTCVCIYRGCRQDPSPAVTKAEGEILPEMEQLNPPGAMDGGPVGIVAVLC; from the exons ATGG ATGCAAAAAGCCTGGAAAGTCGATGCTGTTGCCCTTGTCTCAGTAACGGGATCAGTGGAACTATTCCCA GAATCCAGCAGAGTCTCCGTACTGCCCTCGGTTACACTGGCTTGTTATTCCTGATGGGTCAGATTATCAGCATCACCCTATGGTTATACTACG GGTATAAGAGTGTCTTCGACTGGACTCTCCTGGGCGCTGTGGCCCTCAACACTGGGATTTGCATAATGGGGATCTGCTCAGGAG CCATTACACCCCCGTGCCCAAAGGCAGTGTGCCCCCTATCTGACATGTTACAGAAGATCGAGTGGCTCAGTGTAGCCTATACGTCTATCAGCAAGTTCATAATGTTGGGATATTCCATCTCCTTGTTGGTGCTGTACTGCTTGAGAT CCGACAATGGGAAAGTGGAAAACTGGATTCTTattctcatcatcatcatcattttggGCCTTTTAATTGATGTTGTGACTTGTGTGTGCATATACAGAG ggtgccGGCAGGATCCTTCCCCCGCGGTGACTAAAGCAGAAGGTGAGATCCTTCCAGAAATGGAGCAACTCAATCCTCCCGGAGCAATGGATGGGGGGCCTGTGGGCATCGTGGCAGTACTgtgctga